The window TCATGACCAGAAATTCCTTGGAGAGGTCGGATTTCATCGATTAAAAAGCTTCCTTAAGATAAAATTGCTTCTGGTTTAAGGCAAAAATTGATTGATCCATAGTCTTTAAACGGTCCAAGATCTCTTTCTGGCTGTCATCTTCCACAAATTCTTCCCAGGGTTTGAAAAGATTTGGTGAAGAAAGTATTTGAGCCTTAAATGAAGCCAGTTGAGAAGACGATGCTTTTCTGGTTGACTTGGAAGGCTGAGGTTCATCGATTACAGAAGCCAAAACATCAACCGTGGTGTCAAATGCTACAGACAAAACAGGGATTGCTTCGCTAGGGACTTCTTATGCTACCAAACTGATTGATGGAGCTTCAAAAACAGAAGAGACTAGAAATAGAGAAGCAATAGTTACATTGTCATCCTTGGGTATATAAGGTGAGGATTTTAACGGTTCTTGGAGAATGCCTTGAGTAGTATCATCAGCAAATTTAGACTTTGAACGAGAAGAGATCTGCATGTGAGTGGTGCCCTGATCAAAGTCAGAAAGAGATTGCACAACTTCTTTGGCACAGATAAGATGGACTTCTGGAAGATCTATATGCGCCGAGAGAGGAGGCATAACTAATTCAGACTCTTGAACAAATGTATTTCACATGGAGCTCTTGAGAAGCTGTTGATGAGCTCGGTTCATATTGTTGACAGATTGCCTCAGTGATGGGAACATTTTTTGTCATAATGATATCAGCGGTTGGAAGAATGGAGTTCACATCACTGAGCATAGTGGTTTCAACTAAGATTGTGCTGGAGTTCTTGTTCATGAAGAGAAAAGTGTGGTTATGAAGAAACCTACCAATGAGATGACTAGATATATCAAACCACTTTATATCATGGCACATATGGAAAGCCGATGTTTAGAGTACTGATAGATAATGGATCAGCTATCGACATTCTACCCTATAGAATTATGCAGAAGTTGTGAAAAATGTGGAAGACTTGATTCCTATAGAAGTATCTGCGGCAGCTTTTATTGGAGAATCCACCAAAACCTTGGGATTTTTACCAGCAAATATCACTGTAAGGTCTCGGTCCTCTCTGTCAGCCTTCTTCGTGGTCAATTCCAATGCTTGCTTCCATGCTTTGTTAAAGAAATATTGGATTCATACCAATAATTGTGTGATATCATCCATGCACCAGTTATTGTTAATGTGTACGGGTGACGAGGTTGAAGTGGTACATACTGATTCACAGCCGTATAATTCTAATTTCAATGTCATGGAAGCTAGATATTATGATGGAGCTTTTGGTCCAATTAAGTTTTACAACTACAAGGTGCATGGACAACCAGGAGCAGTATACATGGATACTCAGAAATTTAAAGAAGCAGTTGATAAGGTCCTCAAACCTACTACCATGGTCTCTCCTAGAGCCATGGTCCGACCTATTATTGAGGAGGTCGATGACTAAGTTCACTAAAGAAGAGATAAAGGTCGATGCAACTTCTGAGTGGAAAGGCACACTGTAGCAGCTGGTGAGCGAGATGCAATCTCAGGAGTTGTGGAATATCGATGGAGCTGAGGTAATATTTGAGGAAGAATGTGGAGGTAGCGAGGAAAAAGAGTTACAAATGGAGGATTTAATCTTATGTGAGGCccagggccgaagagggcgggggtgatcgccggtgccatgaggttgcatggacaatgagcggctcctggcaggcttctaggtggagggaacatgaatgaaccaatcccacaccggaatgagagggattccgagactgttcaatgtaatggactgtacagttaaagaggacttaaaagatttgatatgtattactcatatcaagaagatgcatcttcttttcAGTAGCTCataacataagaactccaaagttaagcgtgcttgacttggggtaattttgggatgggtgaccccctaagaagtttcccagggtgcgtttGAGTGAGgatataagcacgctggaaagacccgtcttggtacagtgaggatcGTCGTCGAATCTGGGCGTTACATCTTAGCTCCAGCTCAGATGAAAGATCGAAAACCGGAGACAGATGGTTCATAAAGTTGGAATAGATGAAAATTATTGTACAAAGTAGGCTGGATGGCTACTTTGGTTAATTTTATCAGATTGACTTATAAGAAGTTTTTGTAAATATGTGATGAATAAgcttttaattcattcattaCTTAACTTGCTTGTAAATAATCATGTAGCACTtatgaataaataaaaatgattgCTCATGGAATCCGTTGTAGTTGATGCATTTTGAGAGGAATATTTGTTGTGTTAGTTGGCCAAATTGATGACAAAATGAAGTTTGTTTATTTCATATCTTGAAATCTTGAGGAGTGTTGTttgaaaaatgttttttaaCTGTTGGTTGGTAACAAACAAATGTTGACTAGCAAGGTTTGCATCAATGTTGAAGAAAACAAGCTTTTTTctgtttgtttaatttttagaaattttttGCAGAATTTCCTTTGTAAATGTGATATgccaaaaaatattaatatctaTAAATAAATCCCAAGCATCATATATAATGTGTACAACATGTTTTCAAGAACAAAATTTAGCTTTCATGCTGTTTTTCTAACTCTACACATCAGAAAAACACTTGTCAAATCATGACAAAGAAGTGTAAAAACGTACACCTACTGTCCTCGGCCTGCGTATTTTATTTCCTCTCAATGTGTATGACACTCTTTACGAATATGCTCAACCGCTTGCAAAGATATTCATCCAAATTTGGTAATTTTCTTTGGATTGACCAGCAGCACTACCATAAGGATTTTTCATCTCCATTGGTTTTTAAGGTACTTTCTTTCATTGGTCTTTGAGGTTATCAAATCCTTGATTTCTCCAACTATGTTTCCTGAAAAATAAATGAGAACCACATGAGAAATAATGGAGTGTTGATCAGAAAAACTATGCTTTGTGTGTGTTATATGTTGTCATTGATATGACACTTGTCACTTCTTCGCGAGATGGAATGAATCTTGTCTGTTTTAAATGTATAGCTTGCCAAAATTCCAGAAAAGGAGATCTCATCCTTAGTGAGTTTGATGGAGCATCGCAACCCCTTGGTGCTGGTGTATTTCTTGTAAACTTATGAAAGATTACATAAGTTGCACAAGCTGTATGTCAAGCTCTGAATATGCACATCGAGGAAGCCGATTTGTTGAGGTGAAAACAATGGGTGTTACAAAGGGAGCTGATATTGAAAGAATACTGGGAGAGATAGTTCACAGTAAGCCATTAAGAAAATCTGAGATATACATGCTTCATTTGCACTCAGACAATtcattgaacaccttaaatgCAAATGTAAGTAGAGGTTACCAATTTACTGGAGCATATGTGGGAGATCGAATCTAGATATCTAGGGAAGGCAAGGTCGCTTCACGATAGGAGACGTGTGATTCTTGCTGGATTTGTAGGCACAACCACCACCGAGAAACGAGACTATACAAGAGGGTGATGGAGAAATATGTGAACTTCGGctgaaaaaaagaagaagaaatgtgTAAACATGAGGTTTCATGGAATAACAAGAGAGAAGTTTGAAAGTAGATAGAATAAAGAAACCAAACATATAATGAAGAGTTTAAAGATGACGATAGAAATAGGGGTGTTTGGTGAGGAAAAGAGAATTTGAAAATGAGATGGTAAGAAACAAGGTTTTTTCACTGTAAAGGGGTTGCACTGATGAATCTTAGGTTGAGAAACACTAGAGAAATCGTGGAAGATGGCCAATTGTTCGGTAGAGTGGAACAAATGATGAGAGGAAGAATTATAAAAAGACACCACAAAACATTCAACGAAGCAGCAACAAAGCTTCTTCAATTTCTCTCAATAGTTTATCTGTATTTTTTTCCAATTTCCAGCATTCTAGTTTCTTCAGATTTTGACATATTCCTCTAACTTTCTTGTAAAAAATGCAGTTCATGTTCATAACAACgtaattaaatttgatgttATCCATGGATTTCTCTACAATTTCATCGTATTCCTcagtttatatttttttctttgaagTCATACCGAGAGAGTTAGAACTAACAGTCGAATCGTGACTCAAAACGCTTGATAAAGAAGTCGGATAATTCTATATTAGGCATCGAGTCAACCCGTTTTACGAATATAGATTTATGAAACCGTGTTACAAGATACATACTCTAAATAATTTGACGTGAGATAATTTATAGGTAAGGATTTgagatattatattaaattacaAAATCTAGAGATTGTGTTTCGTAAAAATTTTGAACTGTTAATTAGAATAATTATCTGagtaaaataaatttttgtatTGTAAATGTGAGGATACTCGATTAACTGCTTTTATTAGTTCGATGTcacatttttaaatataatcaaaacacttttatcaataaaaatactcaatttttatttaatatccTAAAACTTATTTTAGTACAATTTCAAAATTATCATACTTCatttctaaaaatattatttatcttttcgatgtaaaataaaaatttgtgtgaaacggtctgacatgtcgtattttatgaaacagatcttttatttggatcatccatgaaaaaatattactttttatgttaagattactttttattgcgaATATCAATAGGGTTaactcatctcacagataaagattcgtgatatcgTATCACAAAGACCTACCTTCAAtgtatataaaattatatatcatcgaactttgaaaaaaaattaattttatttgcaGTATCACGTGTGTACACGTGCCTAAAAGATGGGGCAAATGAGCACACGTGCGGCACACCATCCTCCTCTATGAATACCTCCAAGCCCCCAATCTTATCCCTCTTCCGTTCCCCAAAATCTCCTGTGACATTTCTCTTCTTTCCCAGTCCGGAAGAAAGAAGAGATCCATCGATCCTACTCTCAATCTGTTCACCGTAATTTTCTCTAATTGTTCCTTGTTTTTCTTCTACATGCTCGTGATTGTTATTCGTTGTGTTTTGATTTTTGTAATGCATTGATTGTAGAGTATGGATTTTTTTTCTCtgatttgttcttcattttgcaGGCTTTTGGATTAATTCGTACAATTTCTGGTGGAAAAAGCGGGAAAATGAACAGATTGGTGTACCAGCAGAAGGCTTTGGTTGGGGGCTGTGTCACCGACGGTGTCATTTGCCCGAAGCCCCGTAGAATCGGCGGCCTACCGCGTCACTTTCACGACCCCGTTAAAACTCACTCTCGGATGCTACAAATCaagtatagtacatgttttcgTTTCCTTTTCTTTTGGGGTTTTTTATCAGTGCTTTTGTTGGAGTTtgttggaatttttttttttatgacagGAATCCTCCGACAGATGTGTATGATGCTAGAGCGGGGACGGTGCTTCTGGATATTATTCAATCGAAGGTAACTTTTTTACTTTTCATGATATTTGATAAGCACTTGAGTTTGTTTGATTGGTTGGTTATATGTATGTATTAATGCGTCCTGTGGATTGTGGGCTCTAAAATTGATTTCCAAGGTTTGGGATATGGAATATGTGGATTTGGTTCTAGGTAGCTATCCAAAAATTGATTGGATTCTATTATGAAGGTAAACTTGTTTATCCGTGTTTGGCGGCTGTCTGATTCTGATCCATACGGCATTTTTAACCATTTGTAAGCTTTTGGCTCTTAAATGTAATACCCGTTTGGATTTCATATCTGTTTTGCTTAGAGCATAAAACTACAAGGGGAGTTAAGCCGGAGCCCACCAGTAGATTCCGGTATCAGTAGATTGTGCAATCAACTGAGGATTTCAGGATTTCAATCTGACCTTAAGAGTAAACCTGGCTTATAACAAGAAAGCCGCCATAAGCCACCTATTTGCTTGAAGCAGTATATGTGtgtaaaatgcaaagaaaatatcGAAATGGAGCAGAACCTATCCAGAATACTATTGTCTCCGAAAGTCAGAATGGCTGTCCTTGACAATAGTTATGCACTTGCCTTTTGTGCTATTTGTTTCCTTGTAGATATAGACCTTTGCTTATTGTAAGAGCCTGAATGTGTGCATTACAATCCCTTTAACAACTTTTACTTAATTGCTACCTGAGATTAAGAACTAGTTGTTTACTCACTCTTCTCTAAAACATGTTAGAATTATTTCGGAGTTCTGGTTCTGAGAGATCTAATTTTCAGGTGGCTTCATCTCCACCGTTTTTTACCGGTTCACCACCAAGCAGGGCCTCAAATCCTGTTATCCTAGACGAGCAGTTTGGCAATGACGACCCCAGCCCTTTATCCCCTGCATTTGCGAGTGGAGGTTGTGCTCAGGGGAGTTGCGACAGCAAGCCAGCTCCAGTGAGGATAGAAGGGTTCAATTGTCGTGAAAATTGTAGCATTTCTGCAGTAGCCTAGTCATCTATCTGATCACGACGAGCCTACATGTTAGTGGTACTGACTACCGAGTAAAACAAATAACAAACTAACCGAGGGAGTTTTGGGAGGAACTGTATGTTTATAATTGTATATGCCATGGGCCAAACTAATGGTCATGGCGTTTCCTAGTCAATCAGTTAAGTTTTTTCTGTGTATATGTAATGAGGTCGAGTCCATCTGAGTCCATCTATAATAAGAAACAGGGAGAGGAACAATCTTTCTGACTTTTGATTTGTAGGGTGAGGTCTTTTTGTATTCCGAGTTTGTAAACTTCAGTGTAATTTTAATCGAAAGGCAGAAAGGAAAAGTTATGCGTTTCTATAGCTTTTTTGCATTTTTGTGTGTCACTTACAGATGCCTCGTGACCATGCATCATATAGCTTTTCGGGCTTAAATGGGGTTTATATGCGTTGTGAAATTTTAGTCAGAAGCTAGAATAACAAACGAAAATAATTTGAATCCACAAGTAAACTCAAATAAACATGATCACGAACGTCAACAGTTTGAGAAACGAGATAAAAAGTTCTGTTAAGTTCACGTGCCGCAATAAGGGCGTTTTCCGTCTATAGAAAAAGCTATATATTATTCACTTGCGGCCGAATTTACAACAGCTGAGGAATAATTACAAAACACTTCAATGAATTTCTGGGGAAAAAACATGAAGACCATTTAGGACATGTGTTTAAGCATGGTGTATCTATCTGTCACTACAGTTTCTATTTCTATATGGTACAatgttttttctaaaaaatcAGCAAACTTGTGTCATGAACAAGGTGAGATGTACTAAGAGATATACTCCATAAATTGAGTAAAATGTGGCTTGTGTTGGGTAATATATACCTTCATGGTTAGTTTGTACCAAACTGTTAGCCAGTCGAcatgtttttgagatctttaaGCCGTTGCAGCCTCTCAATCTCACCGTCTTTCTCGGCTATAGTGTCTTTCAAAGATGATACCTATTATGATATCACCAAAAGATTATATTCAGTTAGCACTATATGTTATCTTATATTTGCTTTTGATTACAAGTTAGGAAAAAACAAATGCAAGTTATATTCCCTCATCGGATGCCTTCATTCGAAATCTCGGATGGATCCAATCAGATCACGTGTATTGTACGAAAAATATAATGATGTATAACTTACACTCACATGGAGACCAAGATACTTGCCTGTTCCATCAAGTCCCTTGCATCCCTCACATCTTTGCTGCTTTTTGCTGCACCAAGCTCGACTCCAGATACCCTCTCAGCAAATTTTAACGTACTGATTGATTCAGTGGCGGAACCAATGTCAGGATTAAGCTGAACGAACATTAGTGTCTTTGCCTGGCCACCTGCGTTAAATAAGCAAGATTTTTTACGTCAGCTTTTCATGTTTCTTGTTTTTCCTCGTACTGTTTGGGAAGTAAACTTAGCAGGAAAGATGTTCATGTACATGAAGAATTAATCAAGATAAagcttaatttatttaaaacagCTTATCCGTACCTAATGAGCTCTGAAGCACTTGAGTGAGCTTGCTGTTACGGTAGGGGACATGAGCATTCTTTTGTGCCAAAGCAAATATGACATCTCCAAGAGCAGATAAAGATTTGTTTATATGTTGAGCTTCCTTCAGTCTGTCTCCCGTGACCTCTGAACGGTCTACTCTTTCACTTCCTGCTAGATCTACTAAATGAAGGCTGCTTCTTATAGATGAATTACCCTTCAAATCCATTCCTCGGGCATGAATGGAGACGACACTGGATAGATGCAACATGAATTTTCACAATAAGTATTAGGAGAAGATCGTGTTTTTCAGGACCAATACCTGTGTGATCGACTGCTTCTCTCATTTAAAGCTGTGGCCCCTCTGGCTCTGTTTTTTAGTCCAGTACTCATAAGATATAATACATCTGAAGTTTTGCTGACAGGGTGAATGCTAGCATCTGGGACGGATAGCCCGTTGGGTTGAGTGGTAGCTAAAATCCCAAGTGTATGCAAGTTAAGAAAACGAGTATAGAATGTAAAACCTTTCAATCCAACACTCTCTACATTAAAAGTTTAGAAAAGGAAAAATCTCGAGCCAAAAACGAagtgaaaaagaaaattcattaaAATGATCACAATGAGAAGGATATCTCTTTTGTGAACCATCATTTGTGAGTAAATCGCGGACTTGTTCATTATATATTTCCACCATCTGAACAGAAATTTCATATGTATAGCTATTCTTCCTACTCTGCGAAATGCGGAAAAGATCATTTAAAGCTCGGTAATTGACTCCCCATTCTGCTTCAGTTGCTCCATCAGGGCCAGTCTGCATAACTTCACCGTTCACTTCTACGCTGTAAGTTAAAAATATGTTATCTGTTTTATAAATTTTACTTTCTTACCATGGTATATGTTTTTCCAGAACCAGTTTGACCATAAGCAAGTATACACACAttatatccatccaaaacagaCTGTATTAACGGTTGCGTATCTGCAAATACTTCAGCTGCATACATTTAAAAAGTTGTATCAAATCACGATGATGATTTATTCATATAAATAAACACACTACTCTAGCAAAAACATGAATATCAAAACCTTGTGTTGCTGTTGGACCGTATATTTTATTGAACTTAAATGAACGTCGTGCTTCTTTCCCTTGTTTAGATGGATTTGAAACAACTATCTCTCCATTTTCACCAATATATtcgacagttgattgtttctgCTTCTGAACCGCAAGAAAGGGCCTTACACGGCAATATACCCGAATATTCCCTAATTGAATCAAAAcacacataagtttttgctttGCGGCCACTCATGTTACAAAGATCATGTGCCAACTAGGAGTCACCTTTAAGCTCTTGCAGTTCATTATGCATCTTTCGATTTTCAGCAAGGAGAGAATAATAGTTTTTTGCTGCATCATCCATAGCCTTGATTCTTGATCCTGTACTCACAAGTTAATTCTTATTCATCTTCATCATCTTTAAACAACCAAAACAGTGCCTCAAAAATTAGATTCAACCTAAAGTACTGAAGTCTTCAGAATAGTTTTTCTGTGTTCCAACAATTTCTTGCCGGATCGACTCAGAAGCAAACCTTAGTTCCTGAACAAATGAATTAATTACTACATAAGATAATTTGGGTACTTTTTCCTCCAAGGTAAATGATTAGTAGAAATATGACGATCATTTGTTAGCGCACCTGTAAAGCACCAAGCTGAACTTCCGTGAATGTAAGGTAAACATGCTCTTTTTTACTCCAACATAGAGATTTTGATTCGGAATATGCTTCAAGCTCCTTCACTTTATTCATAGACTTTGTTAGCTGGCTTACTGCTTCTTCCAGTTTATTCTCAAGCTCCTTCACTTTATTCCTCGACTCTGTTAGCTTGCTTACTGCTGCTTTCAGTTTATTCTCAAGCTCCAGTTGAGATCCTGTTGCTTCGGATTTAAATTGTAAGGACTGCTCTTCATATTTTCTTGTAGCTATTTCTAGTTCTTGTTTTAAAGTCTTGATCTCGTTGTCATAATCCTCTTTATGTCTTCTCCTAGCTATTTCGAGCTCTTCTTTCAAACTTGCAATCTCTTGATTATGGCTCTCTTGTTCTTTCATCAGTCTCTCTACATACTGCTCTTCTACTTTCTTTTTCACTTCTATATTGTTCTGGCTCTGCATTTAAAATTAGGTTGGCTTTTGAAAAGCTTGGAATGAGCTAAGATTTAAACAAACGTGCAAATGTACAAATAAAAGCTTAAGCATCATCCATAACCTTGTGCTACGAAGAATTCATGAAGGaaaattgtattattatactaatATATATGAACAACATCAGCATACAGTTTAACACAGAATTTGGTAAAATGGGAAGCGCCGTTACACCTGTATCTCTTCACTAGTTCCTGCAGCAAGAGCCTCAAGAACTCTAATTCTTGACTGGTATTTCTCCTCGCGAGCCTTGAAAAGATTATTTTGCTGCAGATCATGATGCAAACATTGAAACATAGATTATGATTCTGTGTTATTTTCATTAATCAGCAACAGAATCATCTTATCAGATAATACCGTGCGCAAATGTTCTGCTTGAGTGGATATCCGTCGCTCTATCTCCTGGACGACTTTTCTCAATAGGCAGGCAACACGCTGAGAATTAGAAGAAAGTAAAATTTGTTGAAGGTTTTATTCCCTTTTTCTATGGACTCTAATGAGCTTCTCGaataaatttatttgatttgttatCTTACATGAGGTATTTCTCCATTCTTCCGTTCAATACTTTCATCTAAAATACCATTTACAACACATAACAGCGACTGTGTCGGTGCATTCTACATCACAGACACAAATTTCAATTAGGATAACagaatccacaaataacactaTTGGAAGAAATCGAGAACAAGATCGGTCATACACTCACATCTAAGCTATTGGATTTCATCATTTCCGAAATCTTTGCAGCCGGAATATCTGTGTAAGATCCTTGTTTAAGCTGAAATACTTCGTGAAACTTATGTCCAACATGATTAATAAGTGCAGCTGATGGCTCTGCACAGGATCAAGATTGAAAATAAATGAATTCATTGTCGACAAAGTTGCATAACCTGTATTTCTGTGTATACATAGACTGGCAAAAAAAGGAAGCAGACAGAGAAATACCGGCCCTTATGGGGCTGCGTAAGACACGTTGAAATTTCGAGTCTGATGCAGAAGTTGGGGAAGTAAGCATTCGAAAGGGTTCATCCCTCTGAGAACTTCCGTCGTACCTCCCAAGACTTGGGAGAAAATGAGTTTGAAGCGTTAAAAGGCAGTCCAATACTATTTTCATAGACCCCTTTACAAAGTAAGAATACAAAACGTCAAAAACAAAGGTTCATTATTGAACAAGAGGGCAAGCAATATTCTATACTACCTTTTCCAggtctgcttcttgaaaacTTGGCAAGCCCAATTTTTCCATTGCTGACAAAAATCTTTGGGCATTTTCTGACCGGGATTGTGAAGAACTTACAGGAGCACCAAACTTGAACAAGAATTCAGGAAGAAAGCATGTCATATCAAAATTTGTAGAACATCCAAAACTCTAAAGCAACTCAAGTAAAGTTTCAGCTACCTCAGTTATAGAACCAGGTTTTAGTTTGTTCAGTAATCGGCACAAAACAGAACCATCCACCAAGAATGCACGTAGTTCTTCATCTGAAGCATTTATTGGCAAGTTCAAATCAGGAAGAACACCGTTTAACCATTCTATCAAAGTTCCCCGCTGCTTAGCTGTAGGAGAAAGATATTGATGGAGAGTAAGCtaacatctcaggttcaacagtTTTATATGGTGAGAAGATGGCgaatacataattttcttgtcactggcCTCACCATTGTTACTCGAAGAGGGTTCAAAAATATCACCATTTGTAAATGTGGTTGATCTGTTGAATCTAGGATAATCTTTTGCTAGTGGATCCATAGGAAAATTCGTGACAGCTCTGCTTTAGTCACCATTTTGAAGGTGGCAAATAAAAAAAACCTGTGCTTTAGCATCTCTAACAAGGTATAACAAACACATGGCCATGAAAAATAGATCAAGAAGGTCGTTTTTATTAGTTGGTATGAAAAAGTTTTCAAGTGAGAGTAAGAGAACTGTTCTAAGTCCTAGTAACAAAATCTTGGTGCAACTGAAGTGTATCAAATATGTATGCCCATTTTCCTTTGTGTTTAATGTCTCAACAATGCAATGTGGCATTTCGGACATGGTGTCTGACTCGATATGCTTGTGCATAATACAGTAAAAGAAATGATATGTCATTTAAAAAAGGGATAATTCGAACCCGGGGAATCAAAGCAACTACCATGAACAACCTGTATTTCACAGAGCAACCACGAACAAGAACTTAATGCTAACTATAACACTATAACCATACCTTTAGCTGTTAATCTACATATACAAATCTGAAGCTCAATCATTAAAGCTAATGAAAATCCAATCAAACAGAAGCTTCTGCAATCGCTGACTAATGACTGAGAAAAAGGAACCTGAAAAGGCACAAAAGATTATGAACGCGAGAATCAAACAGGCTGAGATCGAATTCCTGCTTTTGTTTATACCTAAAGGTAAGAACCCATTATCAAGATGCTGTTGTTGGGGATGAAGAAGCCATTTAGTCTATGCTATACcaatccaaaaaaaaatatcaggTTTCTGCGTTTCTTCCAAGTTTGAATTCAACAACTTCCCTGAGAAGAAATGATGCCATGCAACGTTTCGAGGAATTAAAAATCCAAAATCAACTTGCTCAACCAAAGAAATTAGAGTAAATCAGCAAAAAACCAAAAGACTTGGCCCATGCAAATTTCTACGAATCAAGAACAGCCCAGATATTAAATTTTGACTAAAAGATCAAAAACCATAAAAAGACACGAATTGGTCAAGAAAAATCGAATCTTTTTCGATGATTTCAACATCCATCACAACAAACCTGAGAGTATAGGCCATTATCAGCAATCTTTCAGCTATCTGAATTCTGTTTTTACTCTGTCTCTCTGTGTGTGAGTTTGTTTTTTTCATCGTAAAAAAGTTTACAATTTACTATATttatttactatatatatatatatatataaatatatatatatattcttggGTGGTTGGTCTTCCGCGTACGGTTGGAGTTCCATGGAAACCATGGGGGGTCAAAAATTTGTCAGTTTTCCGTTAACTTTGGCGCATTATATTCTAGTGGTATTAATACTGTGTCATTGTATATTTCAATGTGATAAAGAATGTGATTTGTTACTTGGAATCTAATAATTTCATGTATTTAAGTTTAGAAATCAAAATTATCCATTTCTTAAGAAATCTTTGGATTAAAATACCAATGAAAGTTAGATCAGATACAAAAAAAACTTGTCTTAAAAGACattttataataatcatttttgtaaaatatCGAAAACCTAAAGAtcttggcaaaaacttatgtgagatggtctcacatgtagtattttgtgagacggatctcttatttgagttatccatgaaaaaatattactttttatgaaaagagtattattttttattttgaatatcgataggattgactcgtctcacagataaatattcgtgagatcaTATCACAAGAGATTTACTCAAAATCTTTTATAATCTCCTGTTTTTACCATCCGGCGCATTTAGCTTCTCTGCAGGATTTCTAAAATCAGTATCTTTCagttttttgggaaaaaaattccAATCTGGGTTGGATTGGGTTGGGGAATCTGGGCTAATTCGATATTGGGCGATTTTACTATTTGGGTCCATTGGTTATGAGCAAAGCCCACAAACAACCAAGGCATTCCCAATTTCACCACCGTCTCAGTGTAAAGCTAGATCATTCTTGGCT is drawn from Primulina eburnea isolate SZY01 chromosome 10, ASM2296580v1, whole genome shotgun sequence and contains these coding sequences:
- the LOC140803326 gene encoding uncharacterized protein, translating into MNRLVYQQKALVGGCVTDGVICPKPRRIGGLPRHFHDPVKTHSRMLQIKNPPTDVYDARAGTVLLDIIQSKVASSPPFFTGSPPSRASNPVILDEQFGNDDPSPLSPAFASGGCAQGSCDSKPAPVRIEGFNCRENCSISAVA
- the LOC140803327 gene encoding kinesin-like protein KIN-14P, which translates into the protein MLTSPTSASDSKFQRVLRSPIRAEPSAALINHVGHKFHEVFQLKQGSYTDIPAAKISEMMKSNSLDNAPTQSLLCVVNGILDESIERKNGEIPHRVACLLRKVVQEIERRISTQAEHLRTQNNLFKAREEKYQSRIRVLEALAAGTSEEIQSQNNIEVKKKVEEQYVERLMKEQESHNQEIASLKEELEIARRRHKEDYDNEIKTLKQELEIATRKYEEQSLQFKSEATGSQLELENKLKAAVSKLTESRNKVKELENKLEEAVSQLTKSMNKVKELEAYSESKSLCWSKKEHVYLTFTEVQLGALQELRFASESIRQEIVGTQKNYSEDFSTLGSRIKAMDDAAKNYYSLLAENRKMHNELQELKGNIRVYCRVRPFLAVQKQKQSTVEYIGENGEIVVSNPSKQGKEARRSFKFNKIYGPTATQAEVFADTQPLIQSVLDGYNVCILAYGQTGSGKTYTMTGPDGATEAEWGVNYRALNDLFRISQSRKNSYTYEISVQMVEIYNEQVRDLLTNDGSQKRLGILATTQPNGLSVPDASIHPVSKTSDVLYLMSTGLKNRARGATALNERSSRSHSVVSIHARGMDLKGNSSIRSSLHLVDLAGSERVDRSEVTGDRLKEAQHINKSLSALGDVIFALAQKNAHVPYRNSKLTQVLQSSLGGQAKTLMFVQLNPDIGSATESISTLKFAERVSGVELGAAKSSKDVRDARDLMEQVSSLKDTIAEKDGEIERLQRLKDLKNMSTG